Genomic segment of Larimichthys crocea isolate SSNF unplaced genomic scaffold, L_crocea_2.0 scaffold137, whole genome shotgun sequence:
AAGAAATATAGCAACATGTACGTCCCATGAGTCGACTTACCACTTATGAATTACACACAGAGGAATGTTTCTCCCAGTGTGGGGATGTGgaccattttgtgtttgttgtgttgttgcagaaCGCACAGTTAGCACATCTATACATGCCACTTGTTGTCAGCATGTGGTCGTGTCCTTCAAAGTCCTTAAAGATGGTTCAGCTTGAAGGACATGTCAGTGTCTCCTCAGTGTCTTTTATTTGTGAAGCTCAATGATTATATTCAGTAGAAACAAGCTCAGCCTGGACTCGTCTGTTTTTAGATAGGAGTTCACAgtgagaggtggtggtggggtcaTGTATAACACTTTCTTTACATTTTCCTACAACCAGTCAGCCACAGAGGGCGCCATGTCTGTCCCCAGCACAGCTCTCAGCCTTTTACCAGCTGGTTTATATTACATTCAGTTGTGACTGAGAACAAGGTGTGGCACTTCTAATTGGAATGCATTAAGAggactgtgtgttgtttctctcttgAACAGGTAATATGCAGCAGAGTTCAAAGCGTCTTCATGAGGAATGCAACCATATTAATGTGGCACACCAAGGAAAGCAGTATTGTGTTCTGATGTAcaatcacacagacagctgagtacatgtttgtgtctcaAAGATAGGAGGGTAAGTCTTTGACAAACTCTTTCAGAAAGCAGACAGTTATAGGAACAAATGAGTGGATgaaagaatattaaatatttgatattgaTGTGGTGACTTTGagttaatgaaatgttaaataatgagcagaaatgtttaGTAGCATCATTACCAGTCTAACAGGCTTCATGTTTGGTTGACTTTGGTTACTTTGTAACTCTTGGTATGAATGATGTTTATCTTGTTGTTTGATGAATTGACAGAATGAGTACGTAAATCAGATTAAAAGggagaagaaaatatgaaatgtctaattcatttaaattttttttacattttctttttaaaggttttcaaataaaaaaagggaaaagaagaatGAGTTGTTCTGTGCATCGTTGAGTTACCACCGGCCAATTTCAGTTGAACAGGAGCTGAACAAACCTTGTACGAACCCGACAATATGTACGAATAACTGTGTAAGCTACAAACATCGTGAACTGACCTCACGAGTTCTTAATCTGCAGTGGGGCTCTCAAgcaaaatcacacagcagcttcactcctgatcCTGCAGCTTGTgaagctcaggtccagctctgtcagatgggaggggttggactcAGAGCTGGgaccagagaagcacagctgatctctgacaaactgcagttcctcatgaataaagaataaatgatgttgtaaaaatcatttataatccaatAGATGTGTTCAGGATTGAAATGTGAATGTCTTAAGAGCCAACAATTTCAAACCTTAGATGAGATCTGAATTGAACATATACAAGGAAAACTCACATAACAGTGCACTGACCCAGTGACTTCagtctacagtttggactctccagtccagcacacagcttcttcactcctgaatcttCCAGCTTGTTGTACTCAGGTCCTCTGTCAGATGGGGGGTTgtgacttcagagctgaggccacgactTCACCGTGAGTCTCTGAGGGTCCACAGCCAGAAGTCTGTGATGAAACCAATATTACCAAGTATGTTTTATTAAGAGGACACTTTATATTTACTTCATGCATTTGATGAGGAAACAGTGAACATTTCCTGCTTTGATGAACATTTGTTCTTCACATCAGTCGTTCAGCTGGTCTtatctcactgtgtttgacatgaaacaatcttctcatcgctctctctctatctgcagATATTTAGTCTTTGTTTAGCTTTAATCTTACAGATGAGGGAGACAAACATAGTTACATTTAGGTTACGTCTCCACCAGTGATCACAGGTCCCATGTCTGTCTGCACAAAGTTAGCATGAGACCATCTTGGGTTAGAAAaccattgaaataaaaataatctcttGAAGCATAAGACCTGCacataattaaatatgaacTGATATAAATATTGTGTGGATGCCACGATGAACTGCTGATTATTGTTCAGCCACAAAGACAATGAATGAACCAATAAAGTTCGAATATTTCCAGGAAGTCattaaaaaagatttacaaGCGTCAGACAGcatcaaaaacaacattgacCTTGGTGTGTTAAGGTCTCTTAAAAAGTCTCAGTTCTTCTGCTCTTATGTGTTCAGACCTGAGGATCAGCGGTGCCCTTCCCTCCTCCATCCAGgacatctcacacacacgccTGGCCCGCCAATCAGCACTCAGCATTGTTGGCGACTCCACCCATTCCACACACCACTgcttcttcagcctcctgccctGAGGGGAGATCATGAGGAGCCTCCGGGCGAGACCGCGACTGAGAGATCAGTTTGATCCACCAGGCCGTCAGGATGCTGAATTCCCTCCATCCAAAGCCAATAAAGTCATTTGCCTCAGACCCCCTTCCTCATGAAAAATATGACGCATCTActacactgtttattttgtttttctggacaAAAATGATCCTCCATGACACTGTTCAcatatgtggtgtgtgtttggtggtgtgtgtgtggggtgtgtgtgtgtgtgtgtgtgtgtcctccactAAACTGGATCATCACCACAATTTGGAAACGTTGAAGAGAATAAAGATTTCGTGTCACTAATGCCCAACCTGAAAATCAGATTCgaatttatttctttacagctgttttataAAATCAAAGTGCAACTTTAAACACAGCAGAAGATACTGATACAGAGTCCAGTGCTTATGCAAAATGGACACCGATTATAGCGTCTCATTctcatatgaaataatgcttaATTAGAACCTGTTTGCTtggttcttctgtggtttgTACCTTCTTTTGGTTTCCGCCCGGATCTTCCCTAACACCTTCTCTTTCTGTGCTCACCTGTGTCAAAACCTGACTTCCAGCAATGAAAGCAGCTTGCCGTCACCGAACTTCAGAAAATCTCGGGAAGATTGATTACGATCTTTTTGaaccctctttccctctctcagCATCGTGGTTGAAACATCTAGACAGATCTCTCACTCGGTCCAATATGCACTTCACTCGCATTCATCTGATCACTGTAACAATATATTACATCGTTGTCATCTTCACATGCTGCTGTGATCAACAACTTCACCACGCACCTCTGAAGTCTTCATGTGTTTTACAGGCTTTGCATGTGGCCTACATTCACCCAAAGGACGTTacacaaagataaaacattCCTGGCAATAATGTAACGATCATTAGAAATAACCTAGAGAATAACGTCTTCCTTAATTCTTGATTCCGCCTATCACCAACAACCAGCTGAACATCTCACCTCTGATGTTCTCACGCTCAAGACACACATCTGTGAGCACCAACTCTCGTTGGACAGACACAGTTTCCCGTACCATTGATAACCAAAGCTGGATCTTCTACGTGATTTTACCTATTGCGGAACATTGCACAGCGCTAACCCAATTCTACTTTAATTGCACTGATTCATATTGTTCCTGGTGTAAAAATGCACTTTGGTACTTTTCTGATTATGAGTCTGTTTATCATGCAGCCAAAAATCTATCAATCATAATTGTGTTTAGAACCACGAGAAGTGACTTGACTCACCCCAGGCTgtattgtaaagccctcaggTTCACAGTGGACACTGTATGTTTGATGAACGAGGAGTTCACACTCAGAAGAGATGATGATGTTCTTAGAATCTCTGTGCTGGGCAGCAACCTTCAGCAacaggacatttttattttagagctCATGCTCATAGACTgaagttcattttattcatagagcacatttaaaaacaacaaatgttgacCAAGGTGCTTTACAGAGAGATGAGAATCACAGTACAGGTGAGCACATAAGACAGATAGCTTTACCTTGTCCAGGTAGATGTTTATCGGCAGCAGAAATACATCAAGTATTGGGAACCCGATGTTTGGAGGTCGGAGGAACAGCAGAACTTGGGAGACTTTTGACTTTGAGAACCATTGAAAGAAATCCCCAATGAGGccaaagacagagaggtgagagacCTTCACGACCACATGAGTGTCTGTAATCTCCAGAGGCTTCAAGATGCTCATTCCATCATCAGTGATGTGGACGACAGACAGCAGACCATCAACAAGCAACGCTGTGAAAGCAAAGAGCTCGTTAGAGTTCATCTCTGCCTCATTCATTTCTGAGCACTTGAGTTCAGAGAGTTCAAATGAATCTATCGCCGTTAACTCTGGAGCATCTCAACGATGTGCCAGTTCACTTCTATCCtgtcatttattcatgtatgaTTATTTTCCCGTCCCACATGTGATCTGTCTGGATGTGTGCATTTGGTGTTATGCATAAACTTGACATGAAGTCACATTCATACAAATATTTGTGATGTTGCCAATTCATTTTTGAACAGTGACGACGGCCATGTGTTTACCATCCTTTGTTTCACAGTGTGGCAGGTGGaggtgactgacagcagcatccTCTGAACACTTGATATCGAACGGCAGCCCTGCAGCCGTCTTTCCAGCTGATTGGAGGAGGCTCTCATCCCATTGGACAGTTCTGTACAGCAGCTCCGCCTCCTGACCCATATCAAACACCAGGTGAGTCGAAGCACACCGGAACATACCTGGACCAGGACACCTGAACCTGTTGAAGtgtgacaaatgaaagaaattgaACCATCAGTTGAATGGAAAGCTCTAAATAGTTGAAGTGTGTGCACTGCAAACAGTTCGGTTGTTGTTTCTAAATGAGAGTCCAGGACAACACCGATGCAACCGCCAGGTGTGGTATGAATATTCGACTTATAGTGTTCAGCTGTGACTAGCTCAGCACAGACAAGTTGTTGGTTTGCTTGATTAGAAATCTCAACTTGATGAACCACGAGAGAAGTTGGAATAGTGCTTGGTCATTTTCTCTGATCACCTGTATGAAGATTCAGCTGTCCGTTCAGGTGAGAAGCACAATGGAGCCTGGAAGTAAGAAAGGGACAGAGTTAGATCCACTCTGTCTGCACACAGGGACAAATTCACTCACAAGATACAACAATAAATGTTCATATATTTCAAAATCATTCAGATATATTCTGTGTTTCAGTCGTGTCATGTCCTGGAGGACTTCACACTGCACAGCTGCTCCTTTCTCACCTTTTGGTCGTCGTCGGGCAGGTGgagcttttttttcacatcctgTTTGACATCAGAGTCAGCTGatggagacaggaagtgagaacAAACAGTCATGAAAACTTGAATGTCTTGAATATTTTCTCAACA
This window contains:
- the LOC109141058 gene encoding uncharacterized protein LOC109141058: MFRCASTHLVFDMGQEAELLYRTVQWDESLLQSAGKTAAGLPFDIKCSEDAAVSHLHLPHCETKDALLVDGLLSVVHITDDGMSILKPLEITDTHVVVKVSHLSVFGLIGDFFQWFSKSKVSQVLLFLRPPNIGFPILDVFLLPINIYLDKVAAQHRDSKNIIISSECELLVHQTYSVHCEPEGFTIQPGVSQVTSRGSKHNYD